The following proteins come from a genomic window of Miscanthus floridulus cultivar M001 chromosome 2, ASM1932011v1, whole genome shotgun sequence:
- the LOC136537870 gene encoding glucan endo-1,3-beta-glucosidase 8-like, which translates to MANLPALRPWLCLLAAMAAASAPWPPADALGMNWGTQATHPLPPKIVALLLRDNGIKKVKLFDADQETLSALAGTGIEVMVAIPNVMLDTMTDYDTAKEWVRRNVSRYNFDGGVTIKYVAVGNEPFLAAYNGTFDKVTFPALQNIQNALNEAGLGDSIKATVPLNADVYMSPKDNPVPSAGRWRADITDLMTQMVQFLSNNSAPFTVNIYPFISLFLNDDFPVNFAFFDGDATPLVDPGNGVSYTNVFDANFDTLVAALKSIGHGDMPIVVGEVGWPTDGDKHATSAYAQRFYNGLLKRLAANAGTPARPNQYIEVYLFGLLDEDIKSVAPGNFERHWGILRYDGQPKYPMDLSGQGQNTMLVPARGVEYLPRTWCVVNTNAGSDAMEKLADNINYACTFADCTALGYGSTCGGMDSNGNASYAFNAFFQVQNQKDEACGFQGLAVPTQTDPSTTTCNFTIQISTTSAGHRRPLGVAVFVLAQLLLRLLLLH; encoded by the exons ATGGCAAATCTGCCGGCGCTGCGCCCGTGGCTCTGCTTGCTGGCGGCAATGGCGGCCGCGTCGGCGCCGTGGCCGCCGGCGGATGCGCTGGGGATGAACTGGGGCACGCAGGCCACGCACCCGCTGCCGCCCAAGATCGTGGCGCTGCTCCTCAGGGACAACGGCATCAAGAAGGTGAAGCTGTTCGACGCCGACCAGGAAACGCTCAGCGCGCTCGCCGGCACCGGCATCGAGGTCATGGTCGCCATCCCCAACGTCATGCTCGACACCATGACGGACTACGACACTGCCAAGGAGTGGGTGCGCCGCAACGTGTCCCGCTACAACTTTGACGGCGGCGTCACAATCAA GTACGTGGCCGTGGGCAATGAGCCGTTCCTTGCGGCCTACAACGGCACGTTCGACAAGGTGACGTTCCCGGCGCTGCAGAACATCCAGAACGCGCTGAACGAGGCCGGGCTCGGCGACAGCATCAAGGCCACGGTCCCGCTGAACGCCGACGTGTACATGTCCCCGAAGGACAACCCGGTGCCGTCGGCGGGGCGGTGGCGCGCCGACATCACGGACCTGATGACGCAGATGGTGCAGTTCCTGAGCAACAACAGCGCGCCCTTCACGGTGAACATCTACCCGTTCATCAGCCTGTTCCTTAACGACGACTTCCCGGTGAACTTCGCCTTCTTCGACGGCGACGCGACGCCGCTGGTGGACCCGGGCAACGGCGTGTCCTACACCAACGTGTTCGACGCCAACTTCGACACCCTGGTGGCGGCGCTCAAGTCGATCGGGCACGGCGACATGCCCATCGTGGTGGGCGAGGTCGGCTGGCCCACCGACGGCGACAAGCACGCCACGAGCGCGTACGCGCAGCGGTTCTACAACGGCCTGCTCAAGCGGCTGGCGGCGAACGCCGGCACCCCGGCGCGGCCGAACCAGTACATCGAGGTGTACCTGTTCGGGCTCCTGGACGAGGACATCAAGAGCGTGGCGCCGGGCAACTTCGAGCGGCACTGGGGCATCCTCCGGTACGACGGGCAGCCCAAGTACCCGATGGACCTGAGCGGGCAGGGGCAGAACACGATGCTGGTGCCCGCGCGCGGCGTGGAGTACCTGCCCCGGACGTGGTGCGTCGTCAACACCAACGCCGGCAGCGACGCCATGGAGAAGCTCGCGGATAACATCAACTACGCGTGCACGTTCGCCGACTGCACCGCGCTGGGGTACGGGTCCACGTGCGGCGGCATGGACAGCAACGGCAACGCGTCCTACGCCTTCAACGCCTTCTTCCAGGTGCAGAACCAGAAGGACGAGGCGTGCGGATTCCAGGGCCTCGCCGTGCCCACGCAGACGGACCCGTCCACCACCACCTGCAACTTCACCATAcagatctccaccacctcggcggGCCACCGGCGTCCGCTGGGAGTCGCCGTGTTCGTCCTGGCCCAGCTGCTCCTGCGCCTGCTCCTGCTGCATTGA